Genomic DNA from Pseudomonas sp. CCC3.1:
TTGCAGTTTTACCCTGTCGATGCCGCGCCGTTCTTCCGTGAAAAACTGCAGATTTACGGCATGTGGCTAAGCTTTGCGCTGTCAGCCGCCGTCATTACCTTTTTCGCCGCCAGAATGGGTGAAGAACTGCGTCGTCAGGAAGAGCTGCGTGCCTTGCGCCGCGAAGAGGGGTTGCGTGACCAGCAATTGCTGGCCGTTGCCACGCAAGCGGCCGGTGCCGCTCATGAACTGGGGACGCCACTCTCGACCATGAGTGTGTTGCTCAATGAGATACGCCGCGACCACCTCGACCCCGAGTTGCAAGACGACCTGAGTGTGCTGCAGGACCAGGTCCAATTGTGCAAGCAAACCTTGCAGCAACTGGTCCGTGCCGCTGAGGCCAACCGTCGTCTGGCCATTGAGGTGCAAGACGTTACCGACTGGCTGAATGAAGCGTTAAACCGCTGGCATTTGATGCGTCCTGAAGCAACGTATCGCTTTCAGTGCCTGGGACACGCGCCGATTCCGCGCCTGGCGCCACCGCCGGATCTGACCCAGGCGCTGCTTAATTTGCTGAACAACGCCGCAGACGCCTGCCCGGAAGGGCTGGAGGTGACGGTGGATTGGGATGCGGTTGATCTGACCATCAGTATTCGTGACCACGGTGCGGGTGTGCCGTTGGCCATCGCTGAACAAATCGGCAAACCTTTTTTTACCACCAAGGGCAAAGGTTTCGGCCTGGGCCTATTCTTGAGCAAAGCCA
This window encodes:
- a CDS encoding ATP-binding protein — encoded protein: MLAPVQLLSATRQNLWRLTFIRMLVLAAQAGSVGIAYGFDLLPLPWFQLCLTLGFSALLCAFTAIRLRTTWPVTELEYALQLACDLFIHSALLYFSGGSANPFVSYYLVPLTIAAVTLPWRFSVILTGIALALYTLLLLQFYPVDAAPFFREKLQIYGMWLSFALSAAVITFFAARMGEELRRQEELRALRREEGLRDQQLLAVATQAAGAAHELGTPLSTMSVLLNEIRRDHLDPELQDDLSVLQDQVQLCKQTLQQLVRAAEANRRLAIEVQDVTDWLNEALNRWHLMRPEATYRFQCLGHAPIPRLAPPPDLTQALLNLLNNAADACPEGLEVTVDWDAVDLTISIRDHGAGVPLAIAEQIGKPFFTTKGKGFGLGLFLSKASVTRAGGSVKLYSHEDGGTLTELRLPRVARGNENE